One genomic segment of Streptomyces sp. TLI_146 includes these proteins:
- a CDS encoding DUF2469 domain-containing protein, with amino-acid sequence MSAEDLEKYETEMELKLYREYRDVVGLFKYVIETERRFYLTNDYEMQVHSVQGEVFFEVSMADAWVWDMYRPARFVKQVRVLTFKDVNIEELNKSDLELPGG; translated from the coding sequence ATGAGCGCCGAGGACCTCGAAAAGTACGAGACCGAGATGGAGCTGAAGCTCTACCGGGAGTACCGCGACGTCGTCGGTCTGTTCAAATACGTGATCGAGACCGAGCGGCGTTTCTACCTCACCAACGACTACGAGATGCAGGTGCACTCGGTCCAGGGTGAGGTGTTCTTCGAGGTGTCGATGGCGGACGCCTGGGTCTGGGACATGTACAGGCCGGCCCGCTTCGTGAAGCAGGTCCGCGTTCTCACGTTCAAGGACGTGAATATCGAGGAGCTCAACAAGAGCGATCTGGAGCTCCCGGGGGGCTGA
- a CDS encoding YraN family protein: MTVGAGGGAEMNARGALGQYGEDVAARLLADAGMTVVARNWRGGRTGEIDIVAHDGDVLVICEVKTRRAGPFEHPMAAVTPAKAERLRHLAERWLADHGGPPGGGVRIDVVGVVLPQRGAPRAEHVRGVA, encoded by the coding sequence GTGACAGTCGGTGCCGGAGGTGGTGCCGAAATGAACGCACGAGGAGCACTCGGGCAGTACGGCGAAGACGTGGCGGCCAGACTGCTGGCCGACGCCGGAATGACAGTGGTCGCCCGCAACTGGCGCGGCGGCAGGACCGGAGAGATCGACATCGTCGCCCACGACGGCGACGTACTGGTGATCTGCGAGGTCAAGACCCGCAGAGCGGGCCCGTTCGAACACCCCATGGCGGCCGTCACCCCCGCCAAGGCCGAGCGGCTCAGACACCTCGCCGAGCGCTGGCTCGCCGACCACGGAGGACCGCCGGGCGGCGGCGTCCGCATCGACGTCGTCGGCGTCGTCCTGCCCCAGCGCGGCGCACCCCGCGCCGAGCACGTGCGGGGGGTGGCGTAA
- a CDS encoding J domain-containing protein, whose product MLRVPKDADKAALRKAFRIRMRQIHPDHRPPEDARTANQEMILLNLAYETLADPSKRAAHDLDRRAAGTAKREERREPPPPRPPRVVVVKPQVVDFGSVAAGEVPPDRVVTVSLSDGSTIRYAWVLEPSGDFWEIVEQQPFRDVPAVRLRLRARPLSAHDVLGPREDRLRLVVDDLIVLVPVCITVVEPAPPPPPPPRPRPPRRPAPPPPRRTPPPKPLAPRLTLENWRNFRLTCLGLFLLLSLLLLLGAILFSGLYALLHAAP is encoded by the coding sequence GTGCTGCGGGTGCCGAAAGATGCGGACAAGGCTGCTCTCCGCAAGGCCTTCCGTATCCGCATGCGGCAGATCCACCCAGACCATCGTCCGCCCGAGGACGCCCGGACGGCCAACCAGGAGATGATCCTGCTCAACCTGGCGTACGAGACGTTGGCGGACCCCAGCAAGCGGGCTGCCCACGACCTCGACCGCCGAGCAGCCGGCACTGCCAAGCGCGAGGAGCGGCGCGAGCCACCTCCACCCCGGCCACCACGGGTCGTCGTGGTCAAGCCTCAGGTGGTGGACTTCGGGTCGGTTGCCGCTGGTGAGGTACCGCCCGACCGGGTCGTCACCGTCAGCCTCAGCGACGGCTCGACCATTCGCTACGCGTGGGTGCTGGAGCCCAGTGGGGACTTCTGGGAGATAGTCGAGCAGCAGCCGTTCCGCGACGTCCCCGCGGTGAGGCTGCGACTCCGAGCCCGGCCGCTGTCAGCGCACGACGTGCTGGGCCCCCGCGAAGACCGACTCCGGCTGGTGGTCGACGACCTCATCGTGCTGGTGCCGGTCTGCATCACCGTGGTGGAACCGGCTCCACCACCGCCACCTCCACCGAGACCTCGGCCGCCGCGACGCCCGGCCCCTCCGCCGCCACGACGGACGCCACCGCCGAAGCCGCTCGCGCCTCGACTGACGCTTGAGAACTGGCGCAACTTCCGGCTGACGTGCCTGGGCTTGTTCCTGCTCCTCAGCCTTCTGTTGCTGTTGGGCGCCATCTTGTTCAGCGGCCTCTACGCCCTGCTGCACGCGGCCCCCTGA